A stretch of DNA from Glycine max cultivar Williams 82 chromosome 18, Glycine_max_v4.0, whole genome shotgun sequence:
tgccgtaaccacgttggaaatcaaaaaagaggtaaaataataatataataataaaaaaaataccttttagtaaaataaagcgaaaaaatcaatcggacgtttctctttgggatttctcgttcttaattgaattgactaaataactaaagtgaaattaaggctaaaatcaacccgcaaagtcaagctcgtccacaaaaagtcactaaaaaaggatttgaaaagttcaatatctcatttttttaccaagtaaatggatcatttttaaggtccaacgccttaaaatgaccaccttccaagtaaaaagaatcgcttgattcgcccttaaaaaagaactatgtaggtctgatttcctcttcgatggagggtacgtaggagcaagagccctgcttttgtcgacctcaaaaataaaaaaggaaataaaaggtaagataacacaatttcacaattctaaagaATAGGCGGTTGTTCTTTGAGACAAacatgagaggtgctaataccttcctcaaacgtaaatacaactcccgaacttagaattttcgttgtgaccggtttccttcggtttttccgacgttttccacaaataaacatagGTGGCGCCtctgcgcatctttcctcctttggaaagcgcacccgtgagcctcgcctcgctcgcccgcaaaagggcatgttgcgacacaaGGATTTACTGAAATTAGGATTGTTACCTATGAcaataatgtcatcaacatacaccAACATGTAGATCATAGTGCAGGATTCAGTTTAGATGAATAATGATGTATCAAATCTGCTGGACCTGAAATTGTATTGAAGAAGAGTAGCCTTAGGTTTGTCAAACCAAGCTCTAGTAGCCTTAGAATTCTGACAGTTATTGGTTTGATTACAGGAGAATGTCTCATTGTAATCATTACCAAGTTTCTTATGAAATCCCTTTGCTACAAGTCTTGCTTTGTACTTGTTGATAGTGCCATCAGGGTTTTCCTTCACCCTAAACACCCATGTACAGCCAATTGGAGCCGTAGATGGAGCCAATTTAGTAAGAGTCCATGTACCATTTTTCATCAAAGCATCATGCTCAGTCTTCATTGTTGCAAACCAAGTAGGATTGGAAAGAGCAATTTTTGTTGACTTGGGCTCAaaatgagcatgaagaagagtAGGATGAAGTCTAGGATTGACAACACCAGCTTTAGCTCTTGTGCACATTGTAACAAGATCATTTTGAGAAGTAGTAGCTTGAGGTAAAGAAGTTGTTGCAGGGGAAGGTGAAGGTACCTCGGTAGTAAAAGCCTCAATATATATTAGTTTCTTCCAAAAAATGAATTCGAGTCAAGTGCTAAAATATTCAGTATATTTTACTAAATGACAATAGTTTCCTTTAGTGTAGCAAACTAGCctcatttattttactaaatgtCAGTAGCATATTTTAAGGGAAAAAACCACTCTAAGGTGAGATTGTCTTTGAAGCAAGCAAGGAATGTTCACTGTGTTAAGATCATGATGcactttaaattaaatgaagggTGGATACATTCTAACTTACTTTAGAGGAACCTTGTTTTATCTTAATACACCTTCAGTACctaaaatgaatatattgaaACATTACAAACATTTTTAAGTTTATCAAACACAGTCGCTTatgtttaatattgttttatgttttaatatattttagagtTAATAGTTTCTCTTGGTTAAAGACCCCAACCATTTTGGCATACACTTTTCAGTTAATAGTTTCTCTTGGTTAAAGGTGTTTCCTTTAATTCTTTCTTACTAAATTTGGTATAGTTTTGGAGTTTGGTCTAATaacaatagatttttttaattaatggagtaaatagtttataataaaaatatttttagttggaAAGCTAATCGAGACCAAGCATGCTTTAGAGTTCCCTTGTCCACTTGCTAAAATCATTGACCTTTATATATAGgtgcaaatttaattaaaacgtATTGTTGGCCTGAATTATATTGTATAGGTGGCAATCAAaacaaatgacatttttttttaaaaaaaaaatcaaactttctaagacggttttgtggagaaccgtcttagaatatctaGGACCTTCTTAGAATGTactacattctaagacagttttgcCCTCgagaccatcttagaatgtaccacattctaagacggttctttggAACCGTCGTCGTAGATCTAAATACTTTTTATGACTCCGGCTACCACGATGTGTCTTAACCGACGTCGTATGTTGAAAATAACTTATgtaaataacacatttttttagtagtgtataTCAATAGGGCTAGAAAACTCCTTGTAAAAATTCTTGAATTTGGTAATTTGTCGACAGTGTTTGAGTTTACCTTTCTTCTTATTTGATGTTTCTTGCAAGAAAGATGGAGATGAAGTAAGATTCTTAAAGCAATCTTCAAGAGAAATTGccctttttgaataaaatttgttcCACCATTCATCAAAATCCCTGGTGTACTAGAAGCTTCTTCCGAAAGGGATGGGTTGGAACTGTATCTTTTGTTTGGGCAAGAGTTTCTTTAGTTCTTCAGGTAAAGTCTCTTCCGTCACCTCAAAATTTTTAGGATTTGGAGGTTTCTTCATGATAGGAAATGGCTTCAATTGGGTTAGGCAAAATTAAAGGGAAAATAGTTGAGGCtaatatggataaaaaaaacaacatcttTGATGCTGAGACCAACCACTAAAATATCCCAAGTCAGGAAACCTGTCcacattttgattaatttagcTTGTTCACCCAGAGTCTCTACAAGAAAAGTTTTCTTTAGACAAATATGTCTTGCTATGTTCGGTTGAACAAAGGGTACCAAATCTTCAGTAAACTCTATGGAGTTCAAAAGGACTTCAATatgttttttgtaattttcttttgaagGTTTTCTTGATGGAGTGTAATAGATCAATTTTGCACCTTCTAATTTGAGAGAGGGAGAAAACCTCTTGTCACATTGTAGGTGTGATTTGAAGATTGAATTAAGCCATAGTTGGATGAACCAAAAAGGCCTAGAGAGTCCATAATGGCCTTCTTTCGCAAAGATTGTTAGTAGTGCCAACAAAAGCTTGATAAACATAAGCCAATAGTAGTTTTGGCTAAGCATAATCAAGGTTCCCCAATATGAACCAAAAAAGCGAGGTTATAGAAACTTGTTGGAACCTTAATTGACTTAGTGCAAATAAAATGGGTGCAAACCCAATGAACCATGAAGGTCAGATACTCTTGATTAGTGATGGGAGGGTTGTTTCTCTTAGTTGGAATACCTTGATGGTTTTCCATAAACCCTCCATAAGACTTCTTTTCCCAATTGAGAATTTGGGGTTTAATGGTGTAACACtccatttttcgtaaaataaattaaaaaaattatttaaaataaatagagttttagaaaaatgattaggtttttataattaaataaataagcagagatagatttattaattaaaataatgatttgaaagaaaataaaaaagatattttatttaataattagataggaaataaaatagagttctttttttataaaataaataaataaataaatagagtaaataataggatGAGGGTACCCTAATTATAAACAAAGACATATTAGGTCAGTCTTCCGACTAACAATACATCTCTAAGCTTTCTGTTCCTCTCAAATTCGTTTTCCCTTCTCCCCCTCCCAAAACTCTCTTTTTTCCTGCATACACTCAAACCTATCTTagtaaaacaataatttcataCTCTTTGACCATTggtttgtcgtgaaatttgaacacaaaGTATGGAACTTATTGTCACACATAATCACCATTCGGATTTTCAGGATAATGTCTGTGGTGGAAGAAATG
This window harbors:
- the LOC102662352 gene encoding uncharacterized mitochondrial protein AtMg00820-like; the protein is MCTRAKAGVVNPRLHPTLLHAHFEPKSTKIALSNPTWFATMKTEHDALMKNGTWTLTKLAPSTAPIGCTWVFRVKENPDGTINKYKARLVAKGFHKKLGNDYNETFSCNQTNNCQNSKATRAWFDKPKATLLQYNFRSSRFDTSLFI